Proteins from one Microtus pennsylvanicus isolate mMicPen1 chromosome 7, mMicPen1.hap1, whole genome shotgun sequence genomic window:
- the LOC142854539 gene encoding uncharacterized protein LOC142854539, protein MSELCSQAMVRYGQLSSEKKKWQAMNAVTYDDVHVNFTPEEWALLDLSQKNLYKDVMLETFMNLTAIGCAWEDQNIEEHSQSSKGHGSHFERYERSFIEEKACERIQHDEAIACATRLQMHKRTHTGENPYGCNQCGKAFTYNCLLQSQNRKHTKEKHYECNQCGKAFTRPSGLRQHKRIHTGEKPYECSHCGKAFTRPNSLQEHKRIHTGEKPYECNQCGKAFTHHSYLKNHNRAHSGEKPFECNQCGKAFLYHSGLQRHIRNHTGEKPYECSQCGKAFTFPSTLQEHKRTHTGEKPFECSQCGKAFLYYSGLHRHIKKTHSSEKPYECNQCGKAFTFPSSLQEHKRTHTGEKPYECNQCGKAFTRCSSLQQHKRIHTGEKPYECNQCHKAFTYNYLLQSHNRKHTKEKPYECSQCGKAFTQPSGLQEHKRIHTGEKPYECNQCGKAFTHHSYLKNHNRTHCGEKPFECSQCGKAFLYYSGLHRHIKKTHSSEKPYECSQCGKAFTFHSSLQEHKRTHTGEKPYECNQCGKAFTRCSSLQHHKIIHTGEKPYECNQCGKAFTYNCLLQSHNRKHTKEKPYECSQCGKAFTHPSGLQKHKRIHTGEKPYECNQCGKAFTHHSYLKNHNRTHCGEKPFECSQCGKAFLYYSGLQRHIKKTHSSEKPF, encoded by the exons aatgcagtgacctatgatgatgtgcatgtgAACTTCACCCCGGAAGAGTGGGCTTTGCTGGACctttcccagaagaatctctacaaggatgtgatgctggagaccttcATGAACCTCACCGCTATTG GATGCGCTTGGGAAGATCAAAATATTGAAGAGCATTCTCAAAGTTCTAAAGGACATGGAAG TcactttgaaagatatgaaagaagttttatagaagagaaagcgtGTGAACGTATTCAACATGATGAAGCCATTGCATGTGCGACTCGACtacaaatgcataaaagaacgcATACTGGAGAGAATCCCTAtggatgtaatcagtgtggtaaagcttttacatatAACTGTCTTCTTCaaagtcaaaacagaaaacatactaAAGAAAAAcactatgaatgtaatcagtgtggtaaagctttcaCACGTCCCAGTGGTCTTcgacaacataaaagaatacatactggagagaaaccctatgaatgtagtcattgtggtaaagcttttacacgTCCCAATAGTCTTcaagaacataaaagaatacatactggagagaaaccctatgaatgtaatcagtgtggtaaagcttttacacaTCACAGTTATCTTAAAAATCATAACAGAGCACATAGTGGAGAAAAACCCTtcgaatgtaatcagtgtggtaaagcctttttgTATCACAGTGGTCTTCAGAGGCATATAAGAaatcatactggagagaaaccctatgaatgtagtcaatgtggtaaagcttttacatttCCCAGTACTCTTCaagaacataaaagaacacatactggagagaaaccctttgaatgtagtcagtgtggtaaagcctttttgTATTACAGTGGTCTTCATAGgcatataaagaaaacacatagttcagagaaaccctatgaatgtaatcagtgtggtaaagcttttacatttCCCAGTAGTCTTCaagaacataaaagaacacatactggagagaaaccctatgaatgcaatcagtgcGGTAAAGCTTTTACACGATGCAGTAGTCTtcaacaacataaaagaatacacactggagagaaaccctatgaatgtaatcagtgtcaTAAAGCTTTTACATATAACTATCTACTTCAAAGTCATAACAGAAAACATACTaaagaaaaaccctatgaatgtagtcagtgtggtaaagcttttacacaGCCCAGTGGTCTTcaagaacataaaagaatacatactggagagaaaccctatgaatgtaatcagtgtggtaaagcttttacacaTCACAGTTATCTTAAAAATCACAACAGAACACATTGTGGAGAAAAACCCTTTGAGTgtagtcagtgtggtaaagcctttttgTATTACAGTGGTCTTCATAGgcatataaagaaaacacatagttcagagaaaccctatgaatgtagtcagtgtggtaaagcttttacatttCACAGTAGTCTTCaagaacataaaagaacacatactggagagaaaccctatgaatgcaatcagtgcGGTAAAGCTTTTACACGATGCAGTAGTCTTCAACATCATAAAATaatacacactggagagaaaccctatgaatgtaatcagtgtggtaaagcttttacatatAACTGTCTTCTTCAAAGTCATAACAGAAAACATACTaaagaaaaaccctatgaatgtagtcagtgtggtaaagcttttacacaTCCCAGTggtcttcaaaaacataaaagaatacatactggagagaaaccttatgaatgtaatcagtgtggtaaagcttttacacaTCACAGTTATCTTAAAAATCATAACAGAACACATTGTGGAGAAAAACCCTTTgaatgtagtcagtgtggtaaagcctttttgTATTACAGTGGTCTTCAGAGgcatataaagaaaacacatagtTCAGAGAAACCCTTTTAA